One part of the Rutidosis leptorrhynchoides isolate AG116_Rl617_1_P2 chromosome 1, CSIRO_AGI_Rlap_v1, whole genome shotgun sequence genome encodes these proteins:
- the LOC139873723 gene encoding uncharacterized protein has translation MLSRGRIPFGVLLSNTIKNASIHTIIKSTPTISNNLVIQKPIFSNSFGDTQHRAYSSLLSLNDLRNNKGATKQKTRKGRGIGSGKGKTAGRGHKGQKARGTHKFGFEGGQTPLRRRMPKRGFNNPFSLEFQPVGLGKIARLINAGKIDSSELITMKTLKDTGAIGKQIRDGVRLMGRGAEQIQWPIHLEVSRVTVRAKEAVEAAGGSVRKVYYNKLGFRALLKPEWFEKKGRLLPKAARPPPKQMDKVDSIGRLPAPTKPIPFTTQVEQPSPA, from the exons ATGTTGAGTAGAGGAAGAATCCCATTCGGTGTATTATTATCAAACACCATTAAAAATGCATCAATTCACACCATAATCAAATCGACTCCAACAATTAGTAATAACCTAGTTATCCAGAAACCAATTTTTAGCAATTCATTTGGGGATACGCAGCATCGAGCCTACAGTAGTTTGTTGAGCTTAAACGATTTGAGAAATAACAAAGGTGCAACAAAACAGAAAACGAGAAAAGGTCGTGGAATCGGGTCGGGTAAAGGAAAAACTGCGGGTCGGGGTCATAAAGGTCAGAAAGCAAGAGGTACTCATAAGTTTGGTTTTGAAGGAGGTCAAACCCCTTTGAGACGTAGAATGCCCAAAAGGGGTTTTAATAATCCCTTTTCACTTGAATTTCAG ccAGTTGGTTTGGGAAAGATCGCACGGTTGATCAATGCAGGGAAGATTGACTCTTCAGAGCTCATCACGATGAAAACTCTCAAG GATACAGGGGCAATAGGAAAGCAAATTAGAGATGGAGTGAGGTTGATGGGGCGTGGTGCAGAACAGATTCAGTGGCCAATTCATCTCGAG GTGTCAAGGGTGACAGTTCGTGCAAAAGAAGCGGTTGAAGCAGCGGGTGGGTCCGTAAGAAAAGTGTATTACAACAAGCTCGGTTTTCGTGCTCTACTAAAACCCGAGTGGTTTGAGAAGAAGGGTAGACTTTTACCAAAAGCAGCAAGACCTCCACCTAAACAGATGGACAAAGTTGATAGCATCGGCCGTTTGCCAGCACCAACAAAGCCAATCCCCTTTACAACTCAAGTCGAGCAGCCTTCACCTGCTTGA